The nucleotide sequence GCGCTCAGCGCATCCTGACGCCGGTTACGGCACCGTGCGGTCGAGGGCCGGCGCGACGTAGCGCTCCCACAGCCACACCGCGACGCTGGCCGCCGCGAAGCCGGCCGCAACACCGACGATGACGATCACGCCGACACCCCGTTCGACGAGGGATGCCACGGGCAGGAGCAGGGCGAACAGGACGGTGTACACGACGAGGCTCAGCCCGCCCCAGAGCCAGCGCGACCACTGGGCGACGGCACGGCCCGCGAGCCCGCCGAGGGGGAGCAGCATGACGGAGGCCGAGCCGATGCCGATCAGGGCGAGTGCGTTGACGAGTTCGACCAGGAAGGCGGTGAACGCCCCGGTGGGCGTGGGGAGCAGCCCCACCGCGAGCCAGGCGAGCACGCCCAGTGCTGCGACGGCCGAGATCTGCACGGCCGCGATCCGGCCGCGGCGCGCGCGGCCGGCGTGCGGCGCCATCGAGAGCCCGAGCACGAGGGCGAACAGCAGAGCGGGCGACAGTCCGAGCAGGCGGGAGCCGAACGCCGCGACCGCGACCACGACGAGCAGCTCCGGCCGCACAGTGATCCGCGGCACGGGGAGGCCGAAATGCGGCGCCAGGGCGCGACCGGCGAGCACCCAGACCGCGTTGACGGCGGCGACGGCGATCCCGATCGCGAGCAGCACCCGCAGATACGCTCCCGGGTCGGAGAGCGGCGTCGAGAGGGTCACCAGCACCGCCGCGGCGATCCCCACCACGGGCACGAGCCAGCGCGGCTGAGCCCGCACGGACGGCGACGAGGGCACGGCGTCCCCGTTGTGACCCGTCCGAGCGCGTTCCGATCGCGCCGCCGCCCCGAACAGCGCCGAGGCCTCCGCGACGTCGGAACGCGGCCGGTTGCGCCCGAACACGGACACGCGGCGGCGCTCCCGATCCGCGCGGGCTGCGCGACCACGGGCGAGCGCTGCGGTCAGCAGCCGCGCCGGCAGGACCAGCAGGAGAAGTGCGGCGACGGCGAGACCGACCGAGCGCATCCACCCGGGCAGGGAGGCCGCCGTCACGACCGGTGCGGAGGCGTTGGAGAAGGGCGTCGCGATCCACCCGCGGGTGTCGGGATGGAGTGGTCCGGCACCCGTCCCGCCACCGGCGGCGGGCGGCACCGGCACCGCGGGGGTCGGCGTCGGGGTCGGCGTGCGCGTCGGCGACGGTGTGGACGGCGTGGTGGCCGCCGTGACGCCGAGGGTGACGGCGTTGCTCCCAGCGCTCACGTTCCCCGCGGCATCCCGCTGCAGGGCGGAGAGCGTGTACGCGCCCTCGGGGAGGGCGCCCTGGCACGACCATGCGCCGGCGGCGACGTCCGCGGTGCAGACCACGGTCGTGCCCTGGGCGGTGGTCGCGTAGAGGGTCACGTGCGCGCCGGTCTCGCCCGTGCCACCGAATGCTACTGCCGTGCCGGCGAGCACAGAGGTGCCGCTGGGTGGGGAGGTGATGCCCGGGGCGGCGGGAGCCGTGCGGTCCACATCGATCGTGACCCGCCCGCTGGCCGCCGACGACTGCGACGAGAACGGAGCCGTCTGCGTCGCCGTCACGGTGTGGCGTCCGTCGGGCAACGAGCCGCTGAGCACGCACGCCCAGCCGCCGTTCGCGTCGACGGGGAAGGTGCAGCTCGCGCCGGTATCGGCAGTGACCGTGACGCTCGCGCCGGGGTAGGCCGTCCCGCGCACACTGCCGCCGGTCGAGACGACGCCGGTCCCGGCGATCACGGGCGGGTGCAGCACATCCACCCGGGCGCTGTCGGACCCGCTGAGGGTGGACTCGGCGCGGACGGAGACGCCGGGACCATCGGGCAGCGAGGCGAGGGTGCAGCGCCAGTCGCCATCGTCATCCACCGTGGCGGTGCAGCTCTGCGCGCTTCCGGGGGAGGAGCCGGCCGAGACGGAGATCGTGTCGGTCGGCGTCGCCGTGCCCGAGACCGCCAGCGGGAAGCTGCGCACCAGGTCCGGGAGGCGGTCGATGCTCACGGGGCTGGGCGTCGGCGTCGGGGTCGGGGTGTCGGACGGTGACGAGGTGTCCGTCGGCGAGACGGCCGACGGCGTCGGAACGGCCGCCGGGCGCGCAGCAGCGGACGCCGGCGATGAGCCGGAGCCGGAAGAGAAGGAGGCTGCAGCGGACGAGGCTGCGGAGGAGTGGACTGCGGTGGAGCCGGATGCTGCGGTGGAACCGGATGCTGCGAATGCGGACGCCGATGCGCCGGGTGGGGGCGGCGACGCGGTCGCCGGGGGAGCGGCGCCGATCAGGCCGGCCGCGCTGAGCAGGAGGACGGCGAGCGCTGCGACGGCAGCGACCGACACCAGTCGGCGCGACCCCCGTGGCCGGACTGGTGGTGACACGTCGCTCGTAAATCCCCGCATTCCACCCCATTCCAGGGGGTACGGGTGGCCGGTGTCAAACGAATCGCCCGGATTTGCGGCATACTGTGATCTGGGTCAACTGTCCCACTTTTCTTCCCGTGCGACGGAGCCCGGGTGGAGCCCGAGGAGTCCGGATGACGCGCATCCCGGTCGCAGACCGTCGCACCGCCCTGGTCCAGGCCGCCCTGCGCGTGATCGCCCGCGACGGTGTCGCCGCCGCGACGACCCGCCGGATCGTCGCCGAGGCCCGCATGCCGCTCGCCAGCTTCCACTACGTCTTCGCCTCGCGCGACGAGCTGATGGCCGAGCTGATCGAGGCGGCCGTCGGCAGCGAGCAGACCGACCTCGCGCCCGCGCTCACCGCCGACGCAGGCGGGGGAGGGATGCGCGACGCCGTTCGCGCGGGCCTTCAGCACTACTTCGACGGCGTCCGCGCCGATCCCGGCCGCGAGAAGGCCATGTTCGAGCTGACCCAATGGGCACTCCGCGAGCCCGGATTCGAACCGCTCGCGCGCCGGCAGTACGCGCGCTACCACGAGGTCGCGGCGCAGGCCGCCGCCGAGACCGCGCGTCTCGCCGGTCACGAGTGGACGCGTCCGCTCGACGAGATCGCCCGCATCCTCGTCTCCTTCACCGACGGGCTCACCGTCGGCTGGCTGGTCACCCGCGACGACGCGGCAGCCGCCGCCGTGATGGATGTGGCGGCCGACGCGCTCGCCGCGCTCGCCGTCCCGGCCTCCGAACCGCACCACCGCACCACGCACCACACCCCCGCCCCCTCGACGAACGCAGGTGCACGATGACGAACACGACGACGCCGGCGGTCTTCGCCGAGCCGGTGCGCAAGGTCCCCGGACGGTGGATCGCCGCCTTCGCCGTCGCCTGGCTGGGCGTGTGGATGGCGCAGCTCGCGCCCATCCAGAAGCTCCTGCCCGACCAGGTGCAGGCGCAGCTGCACTCCGACTGGTGGGTGGACAACGTGATCGCCTTCGGGGTCATCTCGGGCATCTCGGGCGTGTGCGCCATCGTCGCCTACCCGCTGACCGGGGCTCTCTCCGACCGCACGACGAGCCGCTTCGGCCGCCGCCGTCCGTGGATCGCCGCCGGAGCCGTGGTCTTCGCCGTCTCGCTGGTGCTGCTCGGGCTGCAGACCACCATGGTCGGGATGGGCGTGTTCTGGTCGCTCGCGCTGACCGGCTTCTGCATCCTCACCGCCGCGCTGACTGCCACGATCAGCGACCAGGTGCCAGTGGACCAGCGCGGCTACGTGAGCGGCTGGATCAGTGCACCCCAGGCGATCGGCATCATCCTCGGCGTCGCCCTGGTCACCTATGTCTTCGTCGGCGCGTTCGTCGGCTACACGGCCATGGCGGTGCTGCTGGTGGTGCTCGTGCTGCCGTTCCTATTCCTGCCGGACGCGGTGCTGCCGGTGGAGCTGCGCGAGCGGATGTCGTTCCGCGGCGTGATCGAGGGCCTGTGGATCAGCCCGCGCGAGCATCCCGACTTCGGCTGGACGCTGCTCAGCCGCGTGCTGGTCAACTTCGGCAACGCGTTCGGCACGTCGCTGCTGCTCTACTTCCTCGAGTTCGGGCTGCGCGACCCCAACGCCGACGACGATCTGCTCATCCTCATCCTCGTCTACATGGTGTTCGTGATCGTGGCCTCGCTCGTGCTCGGCCGGCTGTCCGACCGTCTTGGCCGCCGCAAGGCGTTCGTGTTCGCGTCCTCCGCCGTGCAGGGCGTCGCAGCGCTGCTGCTCGCGTTCGTCCCGCAGCTGTCGGTCGCCATCGTCGCCGCCGCGCTCCTCGGCATCGGCTACGGCTGCTTCCTGTCGGTGGATCAGGCGCTCGCCACCCAGGTGCTGCCCGACCCGGAGAGCCGCGGGAAGGACCTCGGCATCATGAACATCGCCCTGGCCGTTCCGCAGGCGGTCGCGCCCCTGTTCGGCGCGATGATCGTGGCGGCTCTGGGCGGCTTCGCCGGTCTGTTCGTCCTGTCGGCCGTGTTCGCGTTCGCGGGAGCGCTCGCGGTCGCCCGAGTGAAAGCGGTGCGCTGATGAGCGACCTCGACCTGTCCACTCCGCCGGCTCCGTCCGAGCGGACGTGGACGACGCCCGACGTCTTCTGGCCGTCGCTCTCCGCGGCGACCGCGCGGCTCGACCCTCCGCTCGCGGTGCTCCACCTGCCCGCGCTCCGGCACAACGTCCACGACCTGCTGCGTCGGGCGGCCGGGCCGTCCGACCGGTCGGCGAAGGCCATCCGGGTCGCCTCCAAGTCGGTGCGGGTGCGCTCGGTGATGGATGCGGTGCTCGCCCTCCCGGGATACGCGGGCGTGCTTGCCTACACGCTTCCGGAGGCGTTGTGGCTCGCGGAGGGCGACGCGGAGCACCCGCCGATCGAGGATGTCGTCGTCGGCTACCCGACCGCCGACCGCGCCGCGATCGCCCGCCTCGCCGCGTCACCCGAGCTCGCCGCGCGCGTCACGCTCATGGTCGACTCGATCGCCCACCTGGACTTCATCGACGCGGTGGTTCCGCCGGCGCAGCGGGAGACCATCCGGCTGTGCCTCGAGCTCGACTCCTCCTGGTTCGCGCCGGTGCTCGGTCACGTCGGCGTGTTCCGGTCGCCGCTGCACTCGGCGGCGTCGGTGCGCACGGTCGCCGAGGAGATCGTGCGGCGCCCGGGCTTCGCGCTCGTCGGGATGATGGGGTACGAAGCGCAGATCGCCGGCCAGGGCGACAACCCGCCCGGCAAGCCGGCCTGGGGTGCGACGCTGCGGTGGATGCAGAAGAACTCCCGCGACGAGCTCCTCGGCCGCCGGGGTGAGGCCGTCGCCGCGGTACGGCAGATCGCCGACCTGGAGTTCGTGAACGGCGGCGGGACGGGCTCCATCGAATTCACCGCCTCCGACGAGTCGGTCACCGAGATCGCCGCCGGCAGCGGGCTGTTCGGCGGCCACCTGTTCGACACCTACCGGGCGTTCCATCCGGCGCCGGCCGCATCCTTCGCCCTCTCGGTGGTGCGCCGGCCGAATCCCGAGACCGCGACCCTGCTCGGCGGCGGCTGGATCGCCTCCGGCCCTCCCGGGCCCGACCGGATGCCGAAGGTCGAGTGGCCGACCGGGCTGAGCATGGTCGCGCGCGAGATGGCCGGCGAGGTGCAGACTCCGCTCACCGGCGCCGCGGCCGGCGTGCTGCGCATCGGCGACCGCGTCTGGCTGCGGCACACCAAGTCCGGCGAGCTCAGCGAGCACGTCGACGCCTTCCAGCTGGTGGACACCGTAGACGGGCGGGCGCGCGTCGTCGGCGAGGCATCCACGTACCGCGGCGACGGGAAGGTCTTCCTGTGACGGCGGTCGGCGGCCTGTGGCGCACCTGGGGTCGGACCGAGGCGGTGCGCCCGCAGCGCGTGGAGCGCCCGGCGACGGCGGAGGCCGTGCAGCGCGCTGTGCAGGCGGCGAACCGGACCGGGATGCGCGTCAAAGCGGTCGGCGCAGGGCACAGCTTCACAGGCATCGCCGTGGCACCGGGTGTGCAGCTCGACCTCGAAGATCTGAACGGCATCCGCGACGTCGACCTCGAACGCGGGCGCGTGACGCTCGCGGCCGGCACGCACCTCCACCAGCTGCCGCGGCTGCTGCGGCCGCACGGCCTGGGGCTCGAGAACATGGGGGACATCGACCGGCAGACGATCGCCGGGGCGACCTCCACCGGCACACACGGCACGGGCGGATCGTTCGGCGGCCTGGCGACGCAGATCGTCGGGCTCACCCTGGTCACCGGCACGGGGGAGCTGCTGCACATCGACGAGACGGAGAACGCCGAGCTGCTCCCTGCTGCGCGCCTGGGGCTCGGCGCGCTCGGCGTCATCGTGGACATCACCCTGCAGTGCGTGCCCGCCTACCTGCTGCAGGCGGTCGAGCGGCCCGAACCGCTGCAGGCGACCATGGAGTCGTACCTGGAGCGGTCGGCGGGGGAGGACCACTTCGAGTTCTACTGGTTCCCGCACACCGAGACGGCCCTCACCAAGACGAACACGCGCCTGCCCCTGACGGCCGAACGGAAGCCGCTCCCGCGGGTCGGCCGGTGGGTGGACGACGAACTGCTCGCCAACGGCCTCTATCGGGGAGTATGCGCGCTCGGTACGGCCGCGCCCGCCGTCATCCCGCCGTTCAGCCGGCTCGCGCAGCGCCTCACCGGCAACCGCGACTTCACCGACCACGCGCCGCGGGTGTACGTCACGAACCGCACGGTGCGGTTCCGGGAGATGGAGTATGCCCTGTCGCGGGAGGTCGTGCCCGAGGCGCTCGCCGAGGTGAAGGCGCTCATCGAGCGGAAGGGATGGCGCATCTCGTTCCCGATCGAGGTGCGGAGCGCCGCGGCCGACGACAACTGGCTGTCGACGGCGTACGGGCGCGAGACGGGCTACATCGCCGTGCACCGGTACTACCGGGAGGATCAGCGCGAGTACTTCGCCGCGGTCGAGGAGATCATGGTCGCCCACGACGGGCGCCCGCACTGGGGCAAGCTGCACAGCCGGGATGCGGACGCGCTGCGTGCAACCTACCCGCGCTTCGACGACTTCCTCGCGGTCCGCGACCGCCTCGACCCCGAGCGGCGCTTCGAGAACGCCTACCTGCGCCGCGTCCTCGGCCCCTGACCGCCGAGGTGCACGTCGTGGT is from Leifsonia sp. 466MF and encodes:
- a CDS encoding amino acid deaminase/aldolase, with amino-acid sequence MSDLDLSTPPAPSERTWTTPDVFWPSLSAATARLDPPLAVLHLPALRHNVHDLLRRAAGPSDRSAKAIRVASKSVRVRSVMDAVLALPGYAGVLAYTLPEALWLAEGDAEHPPIEDVVVGYPTADRAAIARLAASPELAARVTLMVDSIAHLDFIDAVVPPAQRETIRLCLELDSSWFAPVLGHVGVFRSPLHSAASVRTVAEEIVRRPGFALVGMMGYEAQIAGQGDNPPGKPAWGATLRWMQKNSRDELLGRRGEAVAAVRQIADLEFVNGGGTGSIEFTASDESVTEIAAGSGLFGGHLFDTYRAFHPAPAASFALSVVRRPNPETATLLGGGWIASGPPGPDRMPKVEWPTGLSMVAREMAGEVQTPLTGAAAGVLRIGDRVWLRHTKSGELSEHVDAFQLVDTVDGRARVVGEASTYRGDGKVFL
- a CDS encoding D-arabinono-1,4-lactone oxidase — protein: MTAVGGLWRTWGRTEAVRPQRVERPATAEAVQRAVQAANRTGMRVKAVGAGHSFTGIAVAPGVQLDLEDLNGIRDVDLERGRVTLAAGTHLHQLPRLLRPHGLGLENMGDIDRQTIAGATSTGTHGTGGSFGGLATQIVGLTLVTGTGELLHIDETENAELLPAARLGLGALGVIVDITLQCVPAYLLQAVERPEPLQATMESYLERSAGEDHFEFYWFPHTETALTKTNTRLPLTAERKPLPRVGRWVDDELLANGLYRGVCALGTAAPAVIPPFSRLAQRLTGNRDFTDHAPRVYVTNRTVRFREMEYALSREVVPEALAEVKALIERKGWRISFPIEVRSAAADDNWLSTAYGRETGYIAVHRYYREDQREYFAAVEEIMVAHDGRPHWGKLHSRDADALRATYPRFDDFLAVRDRLDPERRFENAYLRRVLGP
- a CDS encoding MFS transporter, translated to MTNTTTPAVFAEPVRKVPGRWIAAFAVAWLGVWMAQLAPIQKLLPDQVQAQLHSDWWVDNVIAFGVISGISGVCAIVAYPLTGALSDRTTSRFGRRRPWIAAGAVVFAVSLVLLGLQTTMVGMGVFWSLALTGFCILTAALTATISDQVPVDQRGYVSGWISAPQAIGIILGVALVTYVFVGAFVGYTAMAVLLVVLVLPFLFLPDAVLPVELRERMSFRGVIEGLWISPREHPDFGWTLLSRVLVNFGNAFGTSLLLYFLEFGLRDPNADDDLLILILVYMVFVIVASLVLGRLSDRLGRRKAFVFASSAVQGVAALLLAFVPQLSVAIVAAALLGIGYGCFLSVDQALATQVLPDPESRGKDLGIMNIALAVPQAVAPLFGAMIVAALGGFAGLFVLSAVFAFAGALAVARVKAVR
- a CDS encoding TetR/AcrR family transcriptional regulator: MTRIPVADRRTALVQAALRVIARDGVAAATTRRIVAEARMPLASFHYVFASRDELMAELIEAAVGSEQTDLAPALTADAGGGGMRDAVRAGLQHYFDGVRADPGREKAMFELTQWALREPGFEPLARRQYARYHEVAAQAAAETARLAGHEWTRPLDEIARILVSFTDGLTVGWLVTRDDAAAAAVMDVAADALAALAVPASEPHHRTTHHTPAPSTNAGAR
- a CDS encoding Ig-like domain-containing protein translates to MSVAAVAALAVLLLSAAGLIGAAPPATASPPPPGASASAFAASGSTAASGSTAVHSSAASSAAASFSSGSGSSPASAAARPAAVPTPSAVSPTDTSSPSDTPTPTPTPSPVSIDRLPDLVRSFPLAVSGTATPTDTISVSAGSSPGSAQSCTATVDDDGDWRCTLASLPDGPGVSVRAESTLSGSDSARVDVLHPPVIAGTGVVSTGGSVRGTAYPGASVTVTADTGASCTFPVDANGGWACVLSGSLPDGRHTVTATQTAPFSSQSSAASGRVTIDVDRTAPAAPGITSPPSGTSVLAGTAVAFGGTGETGAHVTLYATTAQGTTVVCTADVAAGAWSCQGALPEGAYTLSALQRDAAGNVSAGSNAVTLGVTAATTPSTPSPTRTPTPTPTPAVPVPPAAGGGTGAGPLHPDTRGWIATPFSNASAPVVTAASLPGWMRSVGLAVAALLLLVLPARLLTAALARGRAARADRERRRVSVFGRNRPRSDVAEASALFGAAARSERARTGHNGDAVPSSPSVRAQPRWLVPVVGIAAAVLVTLSTPLSDPGAYLRVLLAIGIAVAAVNAVWVLAGRALAPHFGLPVPRITVRPELLVVVAVAAFGSRLLGLSPALLFALVLGLSMAPHAGRARRGRIAAVQISAVAALGVLAWLAVGLLPTPTGAFTAFLVELVNALALIGIGSASVMLLPLGGLAGRAVAQWSRWLWGGLSLVVYTVLFALLLPVASLVERGVGVIVIVGVAAGFAAASVAVWLWERYVAPALDRTVP